The following are from one region of the Phycisphaerales bacterium genome:
- a CDS encoding DUF2256 and DUF3253 domain-containing protein yields MPTKICQTCGRTFSWRKKWERSWETVRYCSDLCRREKPGDLDARLEQAILGVLASRDRGATICPSEAARAVEPDDWKPLMERTRRAARRLVRQGSLVITKGAQEVSPDDARGPIRLRLRP; encoded by the coding sequence GTGCCCACGAAGATCTGCCAGACGTGCGGCCGCACGTTCTCGTGGCGCAAGAAGTGGGAGCGTTCCTGGGAGACCGTTCGCTACTGCTCGGACCTCTGTCGCCGCGAGAAGCCCGGCGATCTCGATGCCCGGCTCGAACAAGCCATCCTCGGCGTGCTCGCAAGCCGCGATCGCGGCGCCACCATCTGCCCCAGCGAGGCGGCCCGGGCCGTGGAGCCCGACGACTGGAAGCCGCTGATGGAGCGCACTCGTCGGGCCGCGCGACGCCTCGTGCGCCAGGGCTCGCTCGTGATCACCAAGGGCGCCCAGGAAGTCAGCCCGGACGACGCCCGCGGCCCGATCCGGCTGCGGCTCAGGCCCTAG
- a CDS encoding glycosyltransferase family 2 protein, which yields MPPAPKPLSVAIICKNNADTIGRTLESVRGLGHEIVAVDSGSTDGTLAILHEHGARVIEVEWLGYVETVRYAYEQCQQPWILPLDSDESLEPELRASIEALDLERAGGPTGYRVNRKVFFKGRFFEHTWQPEWRLRLVRKHRYHWHGINPHYDLRPLEPGEVIEDLRGDLRHDSFASFADLMRKHVGHAELMAKGLHERGKRASAWKLATSPPQAFVRQAIFRRGYKDGTRGWAAAGAMAAYTLMKYVCLLELQDQTGRQDRERL from the coding sequence ATGCCCCCTGCTCCAAAGCCGCTCTCGGTGGCGATCATCTGCAAGAACAACGCCGACACCATCGGCAGGACGCTTGAAAGCGTGCGCGGGCTTGGTCATGAGATCGTCGCGGTGGATTCGGGCTCGACCGATGGCACGCTGGCCATCCTGCACGAGCACGGGGCGCGGGTGATCGAGGTCGAATGGCTGGGATACGTCGAGACGGTGCGGTATGCCTACGAACAGTGCCAGCAGCCGTGGATCCTGCCGCTCGACAGCGATGAGTCGCTCGAGCCGGAGCTCCGGGCGTCGATCGAGGCCCTCGATCTGGAACGCGCTGGCGGGCCCACAGGCTACCGCGTGAACCGCAAGGTGTTCTTCAAGGGCCGGTTCTTCGAGCACACGTGGCAGCCCGAGTGGCGGCTGCGGCTGGTTCGCAAGCACCGATACCACTGGCACGGCATCAACCCCCACTACGACCTGCGGCCGCTGGAGCCCGGCGAGGTGATCGAGGACCTGCGGGGCGACCTGCGGCACGACAGCTTCGCCAGCTTTGCAGATCTCATGCGAAAGCACGTAGGGCACGCCGAACTGATGGCCAAGGGGCTCCACGAGCGGGGAAAGCGGGCCAGCGCGTGGAAGCTGGCGACCTCGCCGCCGCAGGCGTTTGTGCGGCAGGCGATCTTCAGGCGGGGATACAAGGACGGCACGCGTGGATGGGCCGCTGCCGGTGCGATGGCGGCTTATACCCTCATGAAGTACGTGTGCCTGCTGGAGCTTCAGGACCAGACGGGCCGACAGGACAGGGAGCGACTTTGA
- a CDS encoding class I SAM-dependent methyltransferase has product MSQAAAVDLSGVNKTLQFEDARDPRVAPTVADMKKWVLRWRLKGEPLGVNGAVKKRWYVRPHKMWEYSRGLALTGASGPTREPGAKLHCLDVGGAMTLPIFYLGSLGDRVVCLDIDPTMTRQSMDAARRQGLDLDCRTTNLGEEDPSAADLGVPEAGFDRVYCFSVIEHILPPEQERVASRMGKLVKPGGMLCITFDFGEDGPMEAPMRTMDDAHELGKLIGLPLVGGDFVDTGDRYPLNRKHPQARYTFGSMFFRRPEA; this is encoded by the coding sequence GTGAGTCAGGCCGCAGCCGTGGATTTGTCCGGTGTCAACAAGACGCTGCAGTTCGAGGATGCCCGCGACCCGCGCGTGGCGCCCACCGTGGCGGACATGAAGAAGTGGGTGCTGCGCTGGCGGCTCAAGGGCGAGCCCCTGGGCGTCAACGGGGCGGTCAAGAAGCGGTGGTATGTGCGGCCGCACAAGATGTGGGAGTACAGCCGCGGCCTGGCCCTGACCGGTGCGAGCGGGCCGACGCGCGAGCCGGGGGCGAAGCTGCACTGCCTGGACGTTGGCGGCGCGATGACCCTGCCGATCTTCTACCTCGGGAGCCTGGGCGACCGGGTGGTGTGCCTTGACATCGACCCAACGATGACCCGGCAGAGCATGGACGCGGCCCGGCGGCAGGGGCTGGACCTGGACTGCCGGACCACGAACCTGGGCGAGGAGGACCCTTCGGCGGCCGACCTTGGCGTACCGGAGGCTGGTTTTGACCGCGTGTATTGCTTCAGCGTGATCGAGCACATCCTGCCGCCCGAGCAGGAGCGTGTGGCCAGCCGCATGGGCAAGTTGGTCAAGCCGGGCGGGATGCTGTGCATCACGTTCGACTTCGGGGAAGACGGGCCCATGGAGGCTCCGATGCGGACGATGGACGACGCGCACGAACTGGGCAAACTCATCGGGCTGCCGCTGGTGGGCGGAGACTTCGTCGACACGGGCGACCGCTACCCGCTGAACCGCAAGCACCCGCAAGCCCGCTATACGTTTGGTTCGATGTTCTTCCGCCGGCCCGAGGCCTAA
- a CDS encoding DEAD/DEAH box helicase, which yields MTFDDFDLVEDVLEGVDDEGFVHPTMIQSMLIPVALTGKDVLGQAKTGTGKTAAFGLPLLSLIDPGDSFAGLVLAPTRELALQITSELQTLGKHSGLNVVAIYGGDPIEKQAKKLARKPEIIVGTPGRVMDMERRGYLRFDKIQVAILDEVDRMLDIGFREDIRRIMSACPKDRQTIFVSATLTEEIEKLARQYMNNPEKLVASAGSLTVSVVEQHYLTVQPWDKKRLLVHLLTHEEPALTVVFCRLKRVVDDLEKLLRDKGIDAVAIHGDMRQSKRNSVMSRLRTGELGVLIASDLASRGIDVEGISHVINYDLPEDPDLYIHRIGRTARAGRGGVAWSLVTPEQGKLLTEIETRINTHIPYMDYPDFKPGPEPAAVRERREQEAAREERSKQRTLERQGKVLPKTADESKFPGGVVPTKLPPKRMGGRLSGRR from the coding sequence GTGACGTTCGACGATTTCGATCTGGTCGAAGACGTACTCGAGGGGGTGGACGACGAGGGATTCGTCCACCCCACCATGATCCAGTCGATGCTGATTCCCGTCGCGCTGACGGGCAAGGACGTGCTGGGCCAGGCCAAGACCGGCACGGGCAAGACGGCGGCGTTCGGCTTGCCGTTGCTGTCCCTGATCGATCCCGGCGACTCGTTCGCGGGCCTGGTTCTGGCACCCACGCGTGAACTGGCGCTCCAGATCACCAGCGAACTCCAAACCCTGGGCAAGCACAGCGGGCTGAACGTCGTGGCGATCTACGGCGGCGACCCGATCGAGAAGCAGGCCAAGAAGCTGGCCAGGAAGCCCGAGATCATCGTGGGCACGCCCGGCCGCGTGATGGACATGGAGCGGCGGGGCTACCTGCGCTTCGACAAGATCCAGGTAGCGATTCTCGACGAGGTCGACCGGATGCTGGACATTGGATTCCGCGAGGACATCCGTCGCATCATGAGCGCCTGCCCCAAGGACCGCCAGACGATCTTCGTCTCGGCCACGCTGACCGAAGAGATCGAGAAGCTCGCCCGGCAGTACATGAACAACCCCGAGAAGCTGGTCGCCTCGGCCGGTTCGCTGACCGTCAGCGTGGTGGAACAGCACTACCTGACCGTGCAGCCGTGGGACAAGAAGCGGCTGCTGGTGCACCTGCTCACGCACGAAGAGCCCGCGCTGACGGTCGTCTTCTGCCGGCTCAAGCGCGTGGTGGACGACCTTGAGAAGCTGCTGCGCGACAAGGGCATCGACGCGGTCGCCATCCACGGCGACATGCGGCAGAGCAAGCGCAACAGCGTGATGAGCCGGCTTCGCACGGGCGAGCTCGGCGTGCTGATCGCCAGCGACCTGGCCAGCCGCGGCATCGACGTCGAGGGCATCAGCCACGTCATTAATTACGACCTGCCCGAGGACCCGGATCTGTACATCCACCGCATCGGGCGCACGGCGCGTGCCGGTCGCGGCGGCGTCGCGTGGAGCCTGGTGACCCCCGAGCAGGGCAAACTGCTGACCGAGATCGAGACGCGGATCAACACGCACATTCCGTACATGGACTACCCGGACTTCAAGCCCGGGCCCGAGCCGGCAGCCGTGCGTGAACGACGTGAGCAGGAAGCGGCCCGCGAAGAGCGCTCCAAGCAGCGAACGTTGGAGCGTCAGGGTAAGGTGTTGCCCAAGACCGCCGACGAGAGCAAGTTCCCCGGCGGGGTGGTGCCGACGAAGCTGCCGCCCAAGCGCATGGGCGGCCGTCTGTCGGGTCGGCGATAG
- a CDS encoding STAS domain-containing protein, which produces MPRHAETPDQPIVEGLNTLREICSGVLVVSPKGPSLSESDAADVLAETMPDAARQRGRVVLDMSRVEYMSSAGISMLVQLRELCMGEGGSLALCNLAKPIAAVLKTTRVDRLFTIAPSREKALTKMGKQG; this is translated from the coding sequence ATGCCGAGGCATGCCGAAACCCCGGACCAGCCCATCGTCGAGGGCCTCAATACCCTTCGTGAAATCTGCTCGGGCGTGTTGGTGGTTTCGCCCAAAGGACCGAGTTTGAGCGAGTCCGACGCTGCCGACGTACTGGCCGAGACCATGCCCGATGCTGCCCGACAGCGAGGACGGGTGGTGCTGGACATGTCCCGCGTCGAATACATGTCCAGCGCGGGCATCTCCATGCTCGTGCAACTGCGTGAGTTGTGCATGGGCGAAGGTGGCTCGCTTGCACTTTGCAACCTCGCCAAGCCCATCGCGGCGGTGCTCAAGACCACGCGGGTCGATCGCCTCTTCACGATTGCGCCAAGCCGTGAAAAGGCGCTCACGAAAATGGGCAAACAGGGCTAG
- a CDS encoding GC-type dockerin domain-anchored protein, with protein sequence MMNFTESLSTRMIAAAGLAATATAAFGQCVPTWDYAIGNPGVADGYVQPMFVWEGDLYAGGSFPMIGGVSDTAYIARWDGSAWNSLGTPGIDPGSSNAFTTSFESFDVNGTEALIVGGFYASAGGLANSMSIAAWDGTEWLSMEPDFALFDAIWGMTTGDLGDGERLYVGGAFEGIGSSAGAGVAQWDGTSWAPVGGGGTFVGTVFDVVIFDDGSGPALYAGGRFNTIDGEPILLLARFKDGAWETVQDGLFGTSPVADAGQLAVFDDGSGPALYVGGRSFFAASSSDMADVYKWDGTEWSGVGQDFTGIVSDLFVWDDGSGEALYMATSSSDLGRLARLEGDTWVTVDGGADGGSVFGLAEWNGDLYVGGSFETVNGEAASGIVRRTGCTASDCYADFDGDGELTIFDFLAYQNAFDAGDLVADCDEDGSLTIFDFLCFQNGFDAGCP encoded by the coding sequence ATGATGAATTTCACGGAATCGCTGTCGACTCGCATGATCGCCGCGGCCGGCCTGGCCGCCACCGCGACCGCCGCCTTCGGACAGTGCGTGCCCACATGGGACTATGCGATTGGCAACCCCGGCGTGGCAGACGGCTACGTGCAGCCCATGTTTGTTTGGGAAGGCGACCTGTACGCGGGTGGCTCGTTCCCCATGATCGGCGGCGTGAGCGACACCGCATACATCGCCCGCTGGGACGGCAGCGCCTGGAACAGCCTGGGCACGCCGGGCATCGACCCGGGCTCGTCCAACGCGTTCACCACCAGCTTCGAGAGCTTCGACGTGAACGGCACGGAGGCGCTGATCGTCGGCGGCTTCTACGCCAGCGCTGGCGGGCTGGCCAACTCCATGTCCATCGCGGCCTGGGACGGGACGGAGTGGCTCTCGATGGAGCCCGACTTCGCGCTCTTTGACGCCATCTGGGGCATGACGACCGGCGACCTGGGCGACGGCGAGCGTCTGTACGTCGGCGGCGCCTTCGAGGGCATCGGCAGCTCGGCCGGCGCGGGCGTGGCCCAGTGGGACGGCACGAGTTGGGCGCCCGTGGGCGGCGGCGGCACGTTCGTGGGCACCGTGTTCGACGTGGTCATCTTCGACGACGGCTCGGGCCCTGCGCTCTATGCCGGTGGTCGCTTCAACACGATCGACGGCGAGCCCATCCTGCTGCTGGCGCGTTTTAAGGACGGCGCCTGGGAGACCGTGCAGGACGGCCTGTTCGGCACCTCGCCGGTTGCCGACGCCGGCCAGCTGGCGGTTTTTGACGACGGCAGCGGCCCGGCCCTGTACGTCGGCGGTCGCAGCTTCTTTGCCGCCAGCTCGTCGGACATGGCCGACGTGTATAAGTGGGACGGCACCGAGTGGTCAGGCGTCGGCCAGGACTTCACCGGCATCGTCAGCGACCTGTTCGTCTGGGACGATGGCAGCGGCGAAGCGCTGTACATGGCCACCAGCAGCTCGGACCTGGGCCGCCTGGCTCGCCTCGAGGGCGACACCTGGGTGACCGTCGATGGCGGCGCCGACGGCGGGTCGGTCTTCGGCCTTGCCGAGTGGAACGGCGACCTGTACGTTGGCGGCAGCTTCGAGACCGTCAACGGCGAGGCCGCCAGCGGCATCGTGCGCCGCACCGGCTGCACCGCCAGCGATTGCTACGCCGACTTCGACGGCGACGGCGAGCTGACCATCTTCGACTTCCTGGCCTACCAGAACGCGTTCGACGCGGGCGACCTGGTGGCCGACTGCGACGAGGATGGGTCGCTGACCATCTTCGACTTCCTGTGCTTCCAGAACGGCTTCGACGCCGGCTGCCCGTAA
- a CDS encoding GC-type dockerin domain-anchored protein, producing the protein MQTKTVLGILAGAGLACAAHAQCDPAWDGAIGNPGLVDGYVQPIMNWDDGSGEKLYVGGSFRGITGVAGSTILAAWDRDTNTWSRVGTPGLSTGSTNGFLTTIMPYDVFGEERLVVAGFFASAGGVTDTRSIAAWNGTEWVSMGANLPAPQSIWAMTTGDVGDGENLIIGGAWPEIGGEFAADLAQWDGEQWLPVGDGLGITGSFSPTVFAIEMFDDGSGPALYAGGRFDSIGGAAGTSLLGRFDGTSWEAVGPGLLAGSITSQVAAMTVFDDGTGPALYVGMGSGVRIPGVPFASVYKWDGAEWSAVGQEFGGRVTDLQVWDDGTGPALYVAGTAVPPIEYLAKLVDDEWIPVDGGIASQPATSGTFASVFGLHVWDNDLYVGGNFTLVGDPAIDVRGLVRRTGCADSACFADFNEDGVLDIFDFLAFQNAFDAGDLAADCTEDGSLDIFDFLCFQNAFDAGCE; encoded by the coding sequence ATGCAGACGAAGACCGTTCTTGGCATTCTTGCGGGCGCCGGCTTGGCTTGCGCCGCGCACGCGCAGTGCGATCCGGCGTGGGATGGCGCCATCGGCAACCCCGGCCTGGTGGACGGCTATGTCCAACCCATCATGAACTGGGACGACGGCTCGGGGGAGAAGCTCTACGTGGGCGGCTCGTTCCGCGGCATTACCGGCGTGGCGGGCTCGACCATCCTCGCGGCGTGGGATCGAGACACGAACACGTGGTCGCGCGTGGGCACCCCCGGCCTGAGCACCGGAAGCACCAACGGCTTCCTGACCACAATCATGCCGTACGACGTGTTCGGCGAAGAGCGACTCGTCGTGGCCGGGTTCTTCGCCAGCGCGGGCGGCGTCACCGACACCCGTTCGATCGCGGCGTGGAACGGGACCGAGTGGGTCTCGATGGGCGCGAATCTGCCGGCGCCCCAAAGCATCTGGGCTATGACCACCGGCGACGTGGGCGATGGCGAGAACCTGATCATCGGCGGCGCGTGGCCCGAGATTGGCGGCGAGTTCGCGGCCGACCTGGCCCAGTGGGACGGCGAGCAGTGGCTGCCCGTGGGCGACGGCCTGGGCATCACCGGCTCGTTCAGCCCCACCGTCTTCGCCATCGAGATGTTCGACGACGGTAGTGGTCCGGCCCTGTATGCCGGCGGCCGCTTCGACAGCATCGGCGGCGCCGCGGGCACGAGCCTGCTCGGCCGATTCGACGGCACCTCCTGGGAGGCGGTCGGACCTGGACTGCTTGCCGGGAGCATCACCTCCCAGGTTGCGGCCATGACCGTCTTTGATGACGGCACCGGCCCGGCGCTCTACGTCGGCATGGGCAGCGGCGTGCGCATCCCAGGCGTGCCCTTCGCCAGCGTGTACAAGTGGGACGGCGCGGAATGGTCGGCCGTGGGTCAGGAGTTCGGCGGCCGCGTGACGGACCTGCAGGTGTGGGACGACGGCACCGGCCCGGCCCTGTACGTTGCCGGCACGGCCGTTCCGCCCATCGAGTACCTCGCGAAGCTTGTCGACGACGAGTGGATCCCCGTCGACGGCGGCATCGCCAGCCAGCCGGCCACCAGCGGCACGTTCGCCAGCGTCTTCGGCCTGCACGTGTGGGACAACGATCTCTATGTGGGCGGCAACTTCACGCTGGTGGGCGATCCGGCCATCGACGTACGAGGTCTCGTCCGCCGCACCGGCTGCGCCGACTCGGCGTGCTTTGCCGACTTCAACGAAGACGGCGTCCTGGACATCTTTGACTTCCTGGCGTTCCAGAACGCGTTCGACGCGGGCGACCTGGCGGCCGACTGCACCGAGGACGGCTCGCTGGACATCTTCGACTTCCTGTGCTTCCAGAACGCGTTCGACGCGGGCTGCGAGTAA